In one window of Haloterrigena salifodinae DNA:
- a CDS encoding twin-arginine translocation signal domain-containing protein has protein sequence MARDNPISRRTALKLTGATAAATMVAGCGGGSENGDENGDGNGGSDGYEIEPDTTVELDAQTTEWKGIAPSDIEGESNPTLILQAGETYEIGWTKGDGSGHNIEIWDDSDSVVNELSTEQTSEEEPSDQMLEFTASEEMVAYVCNPHSANMHGTLDVQGSNGGDSGNGNESESGNESESGNESESGNESESGNESESGNESEE, from the coding sequence ATGGCACGAGATAACCCAATCTCACGGCGGACGGCATTGAAGCTTACAGGTGCGACGGCAGCGGCCACGATGGTTGCCGGCTGTGGCGGCGGTAGCGAGAACGGCGACGAGAACGGCGACGGAAACGGCGGCAGCGACGGGTACGAGATCGAACCCGATACGACGGTCGAACTCGACGCACAGACGACCGAGTGGAAGGGTATCGCTCCGAGCGACATCGAGGGCGAGTCGAACCCGACGCTCATCCTCCAGGCAGGCGAAACGTACGAGATCGGCTGGACGAAGGGCGACGGCTCCGGACACAACATCGAGATCTGGGACGACAGCGACAGCGTCGTCAACGAACTCTCGACCGAACAGACCAGCGAGGAGGAGCCCAGCGACCAGATGCTCGAGTTCACCGCCAGCGAAGAGATGGTGGCCTACGTCTGTAATCCCCACTCCGCGAACATGCACGGAACGCTCGACGTTCAGGGCAGCAACGGCGGCGACTCCGGCAACGGCAACGAGTCCGAGAGCGGCAACGAATCCGAGAGCGGCAACGAATCCGAGAGCGGCAACGAATCCGAGAGCGGCAACGAATCCGAGAGCGGCAACGAGTCCGAAGAGTAA
- a CDS encoding S8 family peptidase, whose protein sequence is MKLSRRRVLGGIGAGAAAGLLGAPTSATDSSIGTDTERVFVHPQTSLLDELGELLDVVEAVGGTTVLEFDNFDFVVAEVPSTGLDQLRQDRRVATVEEDDETGIPSDWSPSLSDIFGSPGGSDCSSHPDQRPSWGVERIGADAVEPDGSGVDVGILDTGIQSDHCSLSVAGGRNFTADGTSGDYEDRHGHGTHVAGVAGADDNDRGVVGVAPGTNLYAVKVLGDDGSGRYSELIAGIDWCMSNDVEIISMSLGGKSSSTAMDRAIEEAHSNGHLLLCAAGNEGNNGSDSCDAETMTYPATHEDVVAITAMDENDRLASYSSVGSAVDLLAPGTNVTSSTVDNEYAEASGTSVATPFVTGVAALVWETREEDGPGPSDPVRKILGETAETVLGTCAEGDGLVNARAALGDERATEGGEWGDGPVGGFRSLLERFVDLIVGFVEWLWGLVS, encoded by the coding sequence ATGAAACTCAGTCGGCGGCGGGTACTCGGCGGTATCGGGGCCGGCGCCGCGGCCGGGCTGCTCGGAGCGCCGACGTCAGCCACGGACTCCAGCATCGGCACCGACACCGAGCGGGTGTTCGTGCACCCGCAGACGAGCTTGCTCGACGAACTCGGCGAACTCCTCGACGTCGTCGAGGCCGTCGGCGGGACGACGGTCCTTGAGTTCGACAACTTCGACTTCGTGGTCGCGGAGGTACCGTCGACCGGACTGGACCAACTGCGCCAGGATCGTCGCGTGGCGACCGTCGAAGAGGACGACGAGACGGGAATTCCCTCGGACTGGTCGCCGTCCCTCTCGGATATCTTCGGTTCTCCCGGCGGCTCGGACTGTTCCTCTCATCCTGACCAACGGCCGTCGTGGGGCGTCGAACGGATCGGCGCCGACGCCGTCGAACCGGACGGATCGGGCGTCGACGTGGGGATTCTCGACACGGGGATCCAGTCGGACCACTGTAGTCTCTCGGTCGCCGGCGGGCGGAATTTCACCGCTGACGGGACGTCCGGCGACTACGAGGATCGGCACGGCCACGGGACGCACGTCGCCGGAGTCGCCGGCGCCGACGACAACGACCGCGGCGTCGTGGGCGTCGCCCCCGGCACGAACCTGTACGCGGTGAAGGTGCTCGGCGACGACGGCTCCGGCCGGTACAGTGAGCTAATCGCCGGAATCGACTGGTGCATGTCGAACGACGTGGAGATCATCTCGATGAGCCTCGGCGGCAAGTCCTCGAGCACCGCGATGGACAGGGCGATCGAAGAGGCACACTCGAACGGCCACCTCCTGCTCTGTGCGGCCGGGAACGAAGGCAACAACGGGAGCGACTCGTGTGACGCGGAGACGATGACCTACCCGGCGACCCACGAGGACGTCGTCGCGATCACTGCGATGGACGAGAACGACCGACTGGCGTCCTACAGCAGCGTCGGGTCGGCGGTCGACCTGCTGGCACCGGGGACGAACGTCACCTCGAGCACCGTCGACAACGAGTACGCCGAGGCCAGCGGTACGAGCGTCGCCACCCCGTTCGTCACCGGCGTCGCGGCGCTCGTCTGGGAGACCCGCGAGGAGGACGGTCCGGGACCGAGCGATCCGGTTCGGAAGATCCTCGGTGAGACGGCGGAGACGGTGCTCGGAACCTGCGCGGAAGGCGACGGACTCGTAAACGCCCGCGCGGCGCTCGGCGACGAGCGCGCGACTGAGGGCGGAGAATGGGGCGACGGACCGGTCGGCGGCTTCCGGTCGCTCCTCGAGCGGTTCGTGGACCTCATCGTGGGCTTTGTCGAGTGGCTCTGGGGTCTCGTTTCGTAG
- the eif1A gene encoding translation initiation factor eIF-1A, which yields MSDDGDGGRKNLRMPEDDEVFATVTDMLGANRVQVRCADGQERTARIPGKMQKRIWIREDDVVLVEPWDWQDEKADITWRYEKSEADQLRDEGHIQ from the coding sequence ATGAGCGACGACGGTGACGGCGGTCGGAAGAACCTCCGGATGCCCGAAGACGACGAGGTCTTCGCGACCGTCACGGACATGCTCGGGGCGAATCGGGTGCAAGTACGCTGTGCCGACGGTCAGGAGCGCACCGCGCGCATTCCCGGCAAGATGCAAAAGCGTATCTGGATCCGCGAGGACGACGTCGTCCTCGTCGAGCCGTGGGACTGGCAGGACGAGAAGGCCGACATCACCTGGCGCTACGAGAAGAGCGAGGCCGACCAGCTGCGCGACGAAGGCCATATTCAATAG
- a CDS encoding DUF460 domain-containing protein, producing the protein MSTRTTALDAVVFGVDIQSGDVRGDAPSYALAVYDGEDVTRDVVTHRKLRRLIDDEEPAIVATDNMYELAADKDQLIHFLSSLPAGTKLVQVTGAEQPEPLSRVAKRHGIPYGKDPMQEAEAAARLAAHNVGHEVSAFTDTTEVKVSRGRSTGSGGWSEDRYTRRIHGSVRKRAREVESELEEANLEYERDVREAYGGFANAVFTVQARPGDIPVSRNRSGDVRVEIERERRDGIEFKPLAKRRDHVIVGIDPGTTTAVAIVSLEGDVLDVWSSRTSDTADVIEWIVERGRPIIVAADVTPMPETVEKFRRSFDAAGWVPDSDLPVDEKQHRTREEPYDNDHQRDAMAAALYAVDAHEDQFDRIAGKLPPGIDRGEVTARVVAGEESVEAVLRDLTDDESGEEEDSTTHEPRELTEEEKRIKSLERQVERLQSHVETLEGRVEERDERIEELESELTLKRREERTQVRKDREVSRLERKANRLERERDEAREAVDELERKVERMKALWKLDHSNFSDVSAKKEGLVPVKVVEKFTKGAIREADEQYGIASDDVVYLRDASGAGRSTAELLAGFEPRVILKDGGLSEVADEILFDEEIPVGPADDVAMQEVDELAVAREDDVEAVIDDWHDRAEERRRDRKASMVDQLISEHRAGDNEV; encoded by the coding sequence GTGAGTACGCGAACGACCGCGCTCGATGCAGTCGTCTTCGGAGTTGATATCCAGAGCGGCGACGTGCGCGGGGACGCCCCCTCGTACGCGTTGGCGGTCTACGACGGCGAGGACGTCACTCGAGACGTCGTCACCCACCGCAAGCTCCGGCGACTGATCGACGACGAGGAGCCGGCGATCGTCGCGACGGACAATATGTACGAGCTGGCCGCTGACAAGGACCAGCTCATCCACTTTCTGAGTTCGCTGCCCGCCGGGACGAAGCTCGTCCAGGTGACCGGCGCCGAACAGCCCGAACCGCTCTCCCGGGTCGCGAAACGCCACGGCATCCCCTATGGCAAGGATCCGATGCAGGAGGCCGAGGCCGCGGCGCGGCTGGCCGCTCACAACGTCGGCCACGAAGTCTCGGCCTTCACCGACACGACCGAGGTCAAGGTCTCGAGAGGGCGATCGACCGGCAGCGGCGGCTGGAGCGAGGACCGCTACACCCGTCGCATCCACGGCTCGGTCAGAAAACGGGCCCGCGAGGTCGAGTCCGAACTCGAGGAGGCCAACCTTGAGTACGAGCGGGACGTCCGGGAGGCCTACGGTGGGTTCGCGAACGCGGTTTTCACCGTTCAGGCCCGGCCCGGCGACATCCCCGTCTCGCGGAACCGCTCGGGCGACGTTCGCGTCGAGATCGAGCGCGAGCGCCGCGACGGCATCGAGTTCAAGCCCCTCGCCAAGCGGCGGGACCACGTCATCGTCGGCATCGATCCCGGAACGACGACCGCCGTCGCCATCGTCTCGCTCGAGGGCGACGTACTCGACGTCTGGAGTTCACGCACTAGCGACACCGCTGACGTGATCGAGTGGATCGTCGAGCGCGGCCGGCCGATCATCGTCGCCGCGGACGTGACGCCGATGCCCGAGACGGTCGAGAAGTTCCGCCGGAGCTTCGACGCTGCGGGCTGGGTCCCCGACAGCGACCTGCCGGTCGACGAGAAACAACACCGCACGCGCGAGGAACCGTACGATAACGACCACCAGCGCGACGCGATGGCCGCTGCACTGTATGCCGTCGACGCCCACGAGGACCAGTTCGACCGCATCGCCGGCAAACTTCCGCCGGGGATCGACCGCGGCGAGGTCACTGCCCGCGTCGTCGCCGGCGAGGAGAGCGTCGAGGCCGTCCTGCGGGACCTGACCGACGACGAGTCCGGCGAGGAAGAGGACTCTACGACCCACGAACCCCGGGAGCTCACCGAGGAGGAAAAGCGGATCAAGTCCTTAGAGCGGCAGGTCGAGCGCCTCCAGTCCCACGTCGAGACCCTCGAGGGCCGCGTCGAGGAGCGCGACGAGCGCATCGAGGAGCTCGAGTCCGAGCTCACCCTCAAGCGCCGCGAGGAGCGCACGCAGGTCCGCAAGGACCGCGAGGTGAGCCGTCTGGAACGCAAGGCCAACCGCTTAGAACGGGAGCGCGACGAGGCCCGTGAGGCGGTCGACGAACTCGAGCGGAAGGTCGAGCGGATGAAGGCCCTCTGGAAGCTCGACCACTCGAACTTCAGCGACGTCTCGGCGAAGAAGGAGGGGCTGGTCCCGGTCAAGGTCGTCGAGAAGTTCACCAAAGGGGCGATCCGCGAGGCCGACGAGCAGTACGGGATCGCCTCCGACGACGTCGTCTACTTGCGGGACGCCAGCGGCGCCGGCCGCTCGACGGCCGAACTCCTCGCGGGGTTCGAACCGCGGGTGATCCTGAAAGACGGCGGGCTCTCGGAGGTCGCCGACGAGATCCTCTTCGACGAGGAGATTCCGGTCGGTCCCGCCGACGACGTCGCCATGCAGGAGGTCGACGAACTCGCCGTCGCCCGCGAGGACGACGTCGAGGCCGTCATCGACGACTGGCACGACCGCGCCGAGGAGCGCCGGCGCGATCGAAAGGCGTCGATGGTCGACCAACTCATCAGCGAACACCGCGCCGGCGACAACGAGGTCTGA
- a CDS encoding pyridoxal-phosphate-dependent aminotransferase family protein: MTEKREYKDDYPDKTLYIPGPTEVREDVIEEMSQPMFGHRMDRMTDLYTTIVEDTKEFLGTDNEVIILTGSGTEFMESSILNLVDENVLVTTCGSFSERQANVAERLGKSVDTLEYEWGQAVKPEDVRERLEESDTEYDVVTCVMNESSTGVRNPIEEIGDVVAEFEDTYFVVDAVSALGGDLVEIDDHNIDVIFTSVQKAFAMPPGLAVCVVSDDAYERELESDSASWYGGFQRSLDYYDRKGQTHSTPAIPVMLAYRKQMKYMLEEGHEARDERHREMAEYTREWAREHFDMFPEEGYESQTVSCIENTQDIDVAATIDAVSEEYDFVFSNGYGSALGEETFRIGHMGEHDLESIKELTDAIEDVADL, translated from the coding sequence ATGACCGAGAAACGCGAATACAAGGACGACTATCCCGACAAGACGCTGTACATCCCAGGTCCGACCGAGGTACGTGAGGACGTCATCGAGGAGATGAGCCAGCCGATGTTCGGCCACCGGATGGACCGGATGACCGACCTCTACACGACCATCGTCGAGGACACGAAGGAGTTCCTCGGCACCGACAACGAGGTCATCATCCTCACCGGCTCGGGGACCGAGTTCATGGAGAGTTCGATTCTGAATCTCGTCGACGAGAACGTCCTCGTCACGACCTGCGGCAGCTTCAGCGAACGCCAGGCCAACGTCGCCGAACGGCTCGGCAAGTCCGTCGACACCCTCGAGTACGAGTGGGGACAGGCGGTCAAACCCGAGGACGTCCGCGAACGCCTCGAGGAGAGCGACACCGAGTACGATGTCGTCACCTGTGTGATGAACGAGTCCTCGACCGGCGTCCGCAACCCCATCGAGGAGATCGGCGACGTCGTCGCCGAGTTCGAGGACACCTACTTCGTCGTCGACGCCGTCTCCGCGCTGGGTGGAGACCTCGTCGAGATCGACGACCACAACATCGACGTCATCTTCACGTCGGTCCAGAAGGCCTTCGCGATGCCCCCCGGATTAGCGGTCTGCGTCGTTAGCGACGACGCCTACGAGCGCGAACTCGAGAGCGACTCCGCGTCGTGGTACGGCGGCTTCCAGCGCTCGCTGGACTACTACGACCGAAAGGGCCAGACGCACTCCACGCCCGCAATCCCGGTCATGCTCGCCTACCGCAAGCAGATGAAGTACATGCTCGAGGAGGGCCACGAGGCCCGGGACGAGCGCCACCGCGAGATGGCCGAGTACACCCGCGAGTGGGCCCGCGAGCACTTCGACATGTTCCCCGAGGAGGGCTACGAGTCCCAGACGGTGAGCTGCATCGAGAACACCCAGGACATCGACGTCGCCGCGACCATCGACGCCGTCTCGGAGGAGTACGACTTCGTCTTCTCGAACGGGTACGGCTCGGCACTGGGCGAGGAGACGTTCCGCATCGGCCACATGGGCGAACACGACCTCGAGTCGATCAAGGAGCTGACCGACGCCATCGAAGACGTCGCTGACCTCTAG
- a CDS encoding DUF7470 family protein: protein MLKNLDALGIVGLLILLGGIGLIAYANWIIAVGIALVVAGLGLVIKSLISGMLQNFGMF from the coding sequence ATGCTGAAGAATCTCGACGCGCTCGGAATCGTCGGTCTCCTGATCTTGCTCGGCGGAATCGGTCTCATCGCGTACGCGAACTGGATCATCGCCGTCGGTATCGCCCTCGTCGTCGCCGGGCTCGGACTGGTCATCAAGTCCCTGATCTCGGGGATGCTCCAGAACTTCGGGATGTTCTAG
- a CDS encoding MFS transporter, whose translation MNSSDRDRIVLAAVVFAVLFSQLLLYPGVSTLVDALGADAATSAFAATDLDASMWFLVAEFAGYVAFVGVWGAASDITGRRTPFIVAGALAGAASYAALAAVPAIGSIPFEGVLLMRFVQGAMTIGAFSLTMTMLMDLEGGHGRNMGAAGIAIGLGAALGAPIGGQLSEANPLAPLLGAAGLLVVVGLLVTRVPDRSPDSRRAVRALLEGVRKRPTLSIPFAFGFIDRMTAGFFALVGTLYFQDAFDVGPAATGLLLACFFAPFALLQYPMGALSDRIGRTIPIVVGSVCYGVGILAVGAAPSIATAAIGMVGVGVLGALVSPATMALVTDIAAESERGLAMAGFNVAGSLGFLGGFLIGGTVASDYGYGLAFLAVGGLEIAIALLAVPVFLRLSIGRRGDEFATEDRGPL comes from the coding sequence GTGAATTCGAGCGACCGGGATCGGATCGTGCTCGCGGCCGTCGTTTTCGCCGTGCTGTTCTCCCAGCTGTTGCTCTACCCGGGCGTGTCGACCCTCGTCGACGCGCTCGGGGCCGACGCGGCGACGTCGGCGTTCGCAGCGACCGACCTCGACGCCAGCATGTGGTTCCTCGTCGCGGAGTTCGCGGGGTACGTCGCCTTCGTCGGCGTCTGGGGCGCCGCGAGCGATATCACGGGGCGTCGCACGCCGTTCATCGTCGCCGGGGCGCTCGCCGGCGCCGCCAGCTACGCCGCCCTCGCCGCCGTCCCCGCGATCGGATCGATCCCGTTCGAGGGCGTCCTCCTCATGCGGTTCGTACAGGGCGCGATGACCATCGGCGCGTTCTCGCTGACGATGACCATGCTGATGGACCTCGAGGGCGGCCACGGCCGGAACATGGGCGCGGCGGGGATCGCCATCGGTCTCGGTGCCGCGCTCGGCGCCCCGATCGGCGGTCAGCTCTCCGAAGCGAACCCGCTCGCGCCGCTGCTCGGGGCCGCCGGGTTACTCGTGGTCGTCGGCCTGCTCGTCACGCGGGTTCCGGACCGCTCGCCCGACAGCCGGCGGGCCGTTCGCGCGCTCCTCGAGGGCGTCCGGAAGCGACCGACGCTGTCGATCCCCTTCGCCTTCGGCTTCATCGACCGAATGACGGCGGGCTTCTTCGCGCTCGTCGGCACGCTCTACTTCCAAGACGCCTTCGACGTCGGACCCGCTGCGACCGGGCTCTTGCTGGCGTGCTTTTTCGCCCCCTTCGCGCTGTTACAGTACCCGATGGGGGCGCTCTCGGACCGGATCGGCCGAACGATACCGATCGTCGTCGGCTCGGTGTGTTATGGCGTCGGGATCCTCGCGGTCGGAGCCGCGCCGTCGATCGCGACCGCGGCGATCGGCATGGTCGGCGTCGGCGTCCTCGGCGCGCTGGTCTCGCCGGCGACGATGGCGCTGGTCACCGACATCGCTGCCGAGAGCGAGCGCGGCCTCGCGATGGCCGGCTTCAACGTCGCCGGCAGCCTCGGCTTCCTCGGCGGCTTCCTGATCGGCGGCACCGTCGCCAGCGACTACGGCTACGGCCTGGCCTTCCTCGCCGTCGGCGGTCTCGAGATCGCCATCGCGCTGCTGGCCGTGCCGGTGTTCCTTCGCCTGTCGATCGGCCGTCGGGGCGACGAGTTCGCAACCGAAGACCGTGGACCGCTCTGA
- a CDS encoding plastocyanin/azurin family copper-binding protein produces MTNPDRMTRRTVVRAAGLATATAALAGCIDESSVDDPDDADDAGSQPSDGQASEPDETDDEDQSNGDEAADDTEAAPPRIELRGELDGWRGLAPAGLEGDVNPTLTLEVGRTYRLGWTEGDGLGHNIEIRAADDTVVDDLSTPVTQKPGEEQWLEFEATEEMAAYVCKPHESNMRGELSVETPVDRGSESADDEESADGQEVRIEPGSRVEFRAQTIEWEGIAPAPVEGVPNPTLVLEDGETYELGWTEGDGASHNIEIRNADDEVIDDLSTEPASEDEPTDQVLTFEASAEMAAYACAPHVSHMQGEIRIEGATPE; encoded by the coding sequence ATGACAAATCCCGACCGAATGACTCGCCGGACCGTGGTTCGCGCCGCCGGACTCGCGACGGCGACCGCCGCACTCGCCGGCTGTATCGACGAGAGCAGCGTCGACGACCCGGACGATGCCGACGACGCGGGCTCGCAACCGTCCGACGGGCAGGCGTCGGAGCCGGACGAGACCGATGACGAGGATCAATCGAACGGCGATGAAGCGGCCGACGACACGGAAGCGGCGCCGCCACGGATCGAACTCCGCGGCGAACTCGACGGCTGGCGGGGTCTCGCGCCGGCGGGACTCGAGGGCGACGTGAACCCGACACTCACTCTCGAGGTGGGCCGGACGTACCGCCTCGGCTGGACCGAGGGCGACGGCCTCGGACACAACATCGAAATCCGCGCCGCCGACGATACCGTCGTCGACGATCTCTCGACGCCGGTTACCCAGAAGCCCGGCGAGGAACAGTGGCTCGAGTTCGAGGCCACCGAGGAGATGGCCGCCTACGTGTGCAAACCCCACGAGAGCAATATGCGCGGTGAACTCTCTGTCGAGACACCCGTCGACCGAGGCTCGGAGTCCGCCGACGACGAGGAGTCGGCGGACGGTCAGGAGGTTCGGATCGAACCGGGGTCGCGAGTCGAATTCCGCGCACAAACCATCGAGTGGGAAGGGATCGCACCGGCGCCCGTTGAAGGCGTGCCGAACCCGACGCTCGTCCTCGAGGACGGCGAAACGTACGAACTCGGCTGGACCGAGGGCGACGGCGCCTCGCACAACATCGAGATTCGAAACGCCGACGACGAGGTCATTGATGATCTCTCGACAGAGCCGGCTAGCGAGGATGAGCCCACCGATCAGGTCCTCACGTTCGAGGCCAGCGCGGAGATGGCCGCCTACGCCTGTGCGCCACACGTATCCCATATGCAAGGCGAAATCCGAATCGAAGGGGCGACGCCGGAGTAG
- the rnz gene encoding ribonuclease Z, which yields MPLRVTFLGTAGAIPTTERNPSAIFVAREGEELLFDAGEGTQRQMMRFGTGFSVSHLFVTHLHGDHVLGIPGLLQTMDFNDREEPLAIHTPSGTRRELKGLVNALGNRPSFPVRINEVGDGDVAYRADEYEVRAFATDHDARSVGYALVEDDRKGRFDRERAEELGVPVGPKFSKLHEGEPVELEDGTVVDPDQVVGDPRPGRTIVYTGDTRPAAATVEAAEEPDLLIHDATFADDRADRAAETAHSTARQAAEIANQAGADRLALMHLSSRYAGQTDAHLEQAREVFAGDETNAFVPDDGQALEIPYPDDESE from the coding sequence ATGCCACTGCGCGTGACGTTTCTGGGGACGGCCGGTGCGATCCCGACGACCGAGCGGAATCCGAGCGCGATCTTCGTCGCTCGAGAGGGCGAGGAGTTGCTGTTCGACGCCGGCGAGGGAACCCAGCGCCAGATGATGCGCTTCGGCACGGGGTTTTCCGTCTCGCACCTGTTCGTCACGCACCTCCACGGCGACCACGTCCTCGGGATTCCCGGGCTGCTCCAGACGATGGACTTCAACGACCGTGAGGAGCCGCTGGCGATCCACACGCCCAGCGGGACGCGCCGCGAGCTGAAGGGGCTGGTCAACGCCCTCGGCAACCGCCCCTCGTTTCCCGTCCGGATCAACGAGGTCGGCGACGGCGACGTGGCCTACCGCGCCGACGAGTACGAGGTCCGCGCGTTCGCGACCGATCACGACGCCCGCTCGGTCGGCTACGCGCTCGTCGAGGACGACCGCAAGGGTCGGTTCGATCGCGAACGCGCCGAGGAGCTGGGAGTACCAGTGGGACCGAAGTTTTCGAAACTCCACGAGGGCGAGCCCGTCGAACTCGAGGACGGCACCGTCGTCGATCCCGACCAAGTGGTGGGCGACCCCCGCCCCGGACGCACGATCGTGTACACTGGTGACACCCGTCCCGCGGCGGCGACGGTCGAAGCCGCCGAGGAACCCGACCTGTTGATCCACGACGCCACGTTCGCCGACGACCGGGCCGACCGCGCCGCCGAGACGGCCCACTCGACGGCCCGACAGGCCGCCGAAATCGCGAACCAGGCGGGTGCAGACCGGCTCGCGCTGATGCACCTCTCCTCGCGGTACGCTGGACAGACAGACGCCCACCTCGAGCAGGCCCGCGAGGTCTTCGCGGGCGACGAGACGAACGCGTTCGTTCCCGACGACGGGCAGGCGCTCGAGATTCCGTATCCCGACGACGAATCGGAATAG
- a CDS encoding DUF7282 domain-containing protein: MSSGLTFGTIKRVGAILLAIAIVLAAGIVIFQAPAIFGVEEDPQASITFEDQQGDGESVTVDEVSLSEGGFVVVTGSDGETLAVSDYLEAGSHENVTIERNEDAQAELVGQLTATIHRDTNNDEKFGYDDSDGEEDQPYLEDGYPVSDMATVTGDTSDALDDSFTVESLSAPESATTNETIEITAEIANPTDLGSQQSVELRLDGDVLKQQTLELGAGESGEVSFEIETAGLAPGNRTIGVYTDGHGALDEIELTFHTTPGIEIVNGSDDSITAAVATPEEGFVAVEDGNGTVVGTSEEIGPGEHDNVTVEFDENATVEDDEELTAFVATGDPSEPENATPVEYEGERIETTFTLADVPDGSDGGNESDADGGE, encoded by the coding sequence ATGAGTTCAGGACTGACGTTCGGTACGATCAAGCGGGTCGGCGCGATCCTGCTTGCGATCGCGATCGTACTCGCGGCGGGGATCGTCATCTTCCAGGCCCCCGCGATATTCGGCGTCGAGGAGGACCCCCAGGCGTCGATCACGTTCGAGGACCAGCAAGGCGACGGCGAATCGGTCACCGTCGACGAGGTCAGCCTCTCGGAAGGCGGCTTCGTCGTCGTGACCGGCAGCGACGGCGAGACGCTCGCCGTCTCCGACTACCTCGAGGCGGGGTCCCACGAGAACGTGACCATCGAGCGCAACGAGGACGCCCAGGCTGAACTCGTCGGTCAGCTCACGGCGACGATCCACCGCGACACTAACAACGACGAGAAATTCGGGTATGACGACAGCGACGGCGAGGAGGATCAGCCGTACCTCGAGGACGGCTACCCGGTCTCGGACATGGCGACGGTGACAGGCGACACCAGCGACGCACTCGACGACTCCTTTACGGTCGAGTCGCTCAGCGCGCCGGAGTCGGCGACGACCAACGAGACGATCGAGATCACCGCCGAGATCGCCAATCCGACCGATCTCGGCAGCCAGCAGAGCGTCGAACTGCGACTCGACGGGGACGTCCTCAAGCAACAAACGCTGGAACTGGGTGCCGGCGAGAGCGGCGAAGTCTCCTTCGAGATCGAGACCGCCGGCCTCGCGCCGGGCAACCGAACCATCGGCGTCTACACTGACGGCCACGGGGCGCTCGACGAGATCGAACTCACGTTCCACACGACGCCCGGGATCGAAATCGTCAACGGGAGCGACGACTCGATCACGGCCGCGGTCGCGACCCCCGAAGAGGGCTTCGTCGCCGTCGAGGACGGGAACGGCACTGTCGTCGGGACCAGCGAGGAGATCGGCCCCGGCGAACACGATAACGTCACCGTTGAGTTCGACGAGAACGCGACCGTCGAAGACGACGAGGAACTGACCGCGTTCGTCGCGACGGGCGACCCGAGCGAACCCGAGAACGCGACGCCGGTCGAGTACGAGGGCGAGCGCATCGAGACGACGTTCACGCTCGCCGATGTCCCGGACGGGAGCGACGGCGGGAACGAAAGCGACGCTGACGGCGGCGAGTAA